Below is a genomic region from Prolixibacteraceae bacterium.
GTCCTGGAATAGATCCAAATCATCTTGTGCATATTTTTAAACCTTTCTATCAAGGTGAGAATTCACAATCTGGTTATGGTGTAGGTCTTTCGTATGCAAAACGATTAATTGGATTGATGAATGGAACGATAAGTGTTCTGAATACGAGTCCAATTGGTGCAAAATTTGAAGTAGCTGTCCCTTACGTTGAGGTCGAAGAGGAAAAAGATTGTGTTGTTGTGAGTAAGAACCAAGATGCTGAAGATGTTCTCGGATCATCTATAATCTTATTGGTTGAGGAGGACCGTAATATGATTGAATATATTCAGAATATTCTTGGGAATACTTACAAGTTAATTATAGTATCAAATGGAAATGAAGGATGGCATCATATCGTAAATAATTATGTCGATTTAGTGATTACAGATATTGAAATGTCATTGATGAATGATTCAGATTTATGTCTTAAAATAAAATCAAATTCTAGATATAGCCATATCCCTGTTTTAATCTTATCCGCAAAGGTAGATTATCAGAGTAAGGTCCTAGGGTTCGAAAATGGTGCAGATTTATATCTTTCAAAACCATTTGATGGTAGAGAAATCAAAGCAATGGTTCAGTCGTTGTTGAGAAATCGTAATTATATGAAAAAGGATTTAGGTATAGTAAATGAAACAAGTGAAAGTTTAGATTATAATAAATCGAATGATGTTGAATTTCAAGAAAAGATTACAATGATCATTCAAAACAATTTACACAACCCATATTTAGATGCATCTTTTATTCAGTCAGAACTTAAAATGAGTCGATCCTCTCTTTACGTTAAGTTTAAGTCTGTTACAGGTAAAGGGGTGAGTGAGTTTATTCGTAATCAAAGAATTACACAAGCATCATCTCTCTTAAGGTATACAGATCAAACTGTTAGGGAAATATCATCGAAAGTAGGGTTTGAAAACCAAAGATATTTTAGTACCGTTTTTAAAGAGCAAGTAGGATGTACTCCGAGTAAATATAGATTACTAAAATCCTAAAATTACCTTTAAAGATTCGTATCGTCTGTATTACCTATAATGTTTTCATATTCTGAGAATTTACCTGTTTTAGTAACGAAAATTAGATCTTGATATCCCTATGTCATTTTATAGCATGATTAATGATCATGATAAAAGTATACTCTTCCCTTCATAGCTTTTTTACAACAACAAGTATTTGTTACAACTTATTGATTGTTTATAATACAATTCGAGTCATGACCGAATATGTTTATATGCATATTATATAGATGATAATTACATCATTGAATTTGAAGTCAATATATCATACAATAGATGTATTTGAGACCAAATAACGTACTTCTGCTAGTATAATGCTAGTTAGTAGTGTTTTGGATGATTATTGACATTGAGACTAAATTATACATATCTGGTAAAATTGGACATTATAGAACAATTGCAGAATTACTAATAACAGAAAGCTATTCCGATCCTTGTAGTTTTATGATGATTGAAATTGATAGAAGATAAGTCGAGTTTGATCCATTGGAAATATAAACTAATAATGATCAGATCTTGGAGTTCAAATTGTCTCAGGTCGTTGAAATTAATGTGTTATAATTAGATGGATTTAAACTTTCTACGATTCAGTACAAAGAAATGTCCTAATTCTTATTAGTGTTAATTATATCGTTATTAATGTTATTAAGGTGTTAGACTCTGTGTTACCTTAGGGTTATCGTCTATTTTCAAGAATATGAAAAACTAAAACAACTAACTATGGACAAGAAAAGTTTACTGTTTATTTCGTCAGTATTGTTAGGAAGCTTTTTTACAGTTAATGCAAAGAAGAAAGAGCGAAAACCGAATATTCTTTTTATCATGTCAGATGACCATACCAGTCAAGCGATCGGTATTTATGGAGGTAGACTTGCTTCGTTAAACCCAACGCCAAATATTGATCGGATTGGAGAGGAAGGGATTGTTTTTGAAAATGCTTTTTGTACTAATTCTATTTGCTCACCTTCAAGAGCTTCTATAATGACGGGGCAGTATAGTCAAACAAATGGAGTGTTAGATTTAGTTGGACGTTTGAGTCCCGAAAATCAATATTTGCCTCAGGAGATGAAACGTAATGGTTATCAAACGGCAATTGTAGGTAAATGGCATTTAAGAGATAAACCAGAAGCTTTTGACTACTATAATGTGTTTCATGGTCAAGGTCGTTATTTCGACCCTGTACTTTATGAGAAAGGCAGTGATGAGAAAGTGTCAAAGAGGGATTGTGGTCTAATATGGATGAGAGTAGATTCTTTACCTGGGCACAAATATTATGGACACTCTTCGGATATCGTTACAGACCTGTCTTTGGATTGGTTGGAGAATAAAAGAGATAAGAGTAGGCCTTTTATTCTAATGCATCATTTTAAAGCACCTCATGATCTGTTTGAGTTTAATCCAAAGTACAAAGATTATCTAGCGGAAAAATTTATTCCAGAACCTGCAAGTATGTATTACGATAGTAATCATGGGTCAATTGCAACCAAAGGTGAAGTAGGAAAGCTTTTAGATACAATTGGTTCAAGTGTTGGCAAACGGAATATAATCAGAAATATGGGGATGCATATGGAAATTGATTCTACTTTATCAGATCAAGAGTATAAGCATCAAGCATATCAAGAATACTTAAAGAGGTATTTAAGATGTGTAAAAGGAGTAGACGACAATGTAAAACGTCTTTTAGATTACTTAGAGGTGAATGATTTATTGGATAATACAATAATAATATATACAGGAGATCAGGGATTTAATTTAGGGGAACATGATTATATCGATAAGAGGTGGATGTATGAAGAATCTATGCGTATGCCATTCTTAGTCAGATATCCTAAAATAATTACTCCAAACACTAGAACTGATGCGATAATTAATAACACCGATTTTGCTCCGACTATTATTGATATTGCTGGAGGAGAGATCCCTGAAGAGATGCAAGGCCATAGTTTTAAAGAGATCTTAGAATCGGGAAAGGAACCTCAGAATTGGCAGCAAGAAACATATTATCGTTATTGGATGCATATGGCACATAATCATGGAAATCCAGCCCATTTGGGTATCCGAACCAAGCGTTATAAGTTAATCTTGTTTTATGGAAAAGACTATACTGTAAGGGGAGGTATGAATCCTAATAAATATCAATTGATGACAAGACTTCAAACTCCTGTTGCTTGGGAACTCTATGATTTACAAGAAGACCCAATGGAGATGAATAACTGTTATGATGATCCGAAATACCAAGAGGTAGTTGTACAACTGAAAGATCGTTTGAGGAATAAGCGTAAAGAGCTAAATGAAGAAGATGCAAAGTATCCAGAATTAGAAAGGATAATTGAGAATAACTGGAATTAATAGTTGAAGATATTTGCAGTATAAAGTTTAAAAAAGTTCGGTTTCATAGTTGAATGAGTTCTCACTAATTGAAAGATGATGATTATGCAAAAGATTATTACTGTACTGTCTATTTATATTGTTTTATTATTTGCAATCAGTTGCAAATCTGTTTCACCTCCTAGGCCATTAATGCCAATCCCGACAGATGAGCAGTTAAAATGGCACGAATCAGAAAGAAATGCTTTCATTCATTTTGGTTTGAATACATTTAATGATATGGAGTGGGGTTATGGTGATACACCAAGTACAACATTTAATCCCATAAAATTAGATGCAGAGCAATGGGCTAAAACAATAAAGGCAGCTGGATTAAAAGGAGTTGTATTGACCTGTAAACATCATGATGGGTTCTGTTTATGGCCATCAAGATATACGGAATATTCTGTAAAGAATTCTCCATGGAGGAATGGAAACGGTGATTTAGTAAAAGAAGTTTCAGATGCATGTAAGAAGTATGGGTTAACTTTTGGTGTTTATTTATCTCCATGGGATAGAAATAGTTCAGAATATGGAACTCCTGAATATATAGAATATTTTAGACGTCAGTTAACAGAATTGCTTACTAACTATGGCGAGATATCAGAAGTTTGGTTTGATGGTGCAAATGGTGGGACAGGTTGGTATGGTGGTGCCAACGAAAAAAGATCGGTAGATAGAAGAACGTATTATGATTGGCCTACGACAATTCGTGATGTAATAAGAAAAAATCAGCCACACGCTTTAGTATTCAGTGATGCTGGTCCAGATATTCGTTGGTGTGGTAATGAAAAAGGAATAGCTGGAACAACAAATTGGTCAATGATAACTGCGAAAGATTATTATCCAGGGTGTGCTAAGCAAAAGGACCTTAATCGTGGTGAAGAAGATGGATCTGATTGGGTTCCTGCTGAAATAAATACCTCTGTGCGTCCAGGATGGTTTTATCATAAATCAGAAGACCATAAAGTGAAAGGATTAACTCAACTTATCGATTACTATTATGAATCTGTTGGAAGGAATGGGACAGGACTTTTAAACTTTCCAGTCAATAGGAATGGACTAATAGATCCTATAGATTCAATAAATGTAGTAAAGTGGCAACAGCATTTAGATCAGGATTTTGCAAATAATTTAATAAAAGATGCGAAGGTGACTAGCTCTAATATTAGAGGAGGGGCCTCTAGGTACGATGTTACTCATGTTATTGATGATAATAAAGATAGTTATTGGGCTACAGATGATAGCGTGATTAAATCTCATATTGAGATTTGTTTCAGAGAAGAAATATCGTTTAATCGATTTCTAGTTCAAGAATATATCGCCTTAGGGCAACGAGTTAAATCTTTTAAGTTAGAATATGAGAAAAATGGGAAATGGATTCCAATAGCAAATGAAACGACGATTGGGTACAAAAGAATTCTTCGGTTTAAAACGGTTCGCGCTACGAAGGTTCGTTTCTCAATTACAGATAGTCGTGCGTGTCCTACGATAAGTAACATTGCATTATATAAGGCTCCTAAAATACTTGTTGAACCAATGATTTCACGTAATAAATTAGGTGAAGTTAAGGTCGAAGCTTTTGATCTAGAAATAGATGTTTTGTATTCAATAGATGGCTCAACGTTCAAGAAATACACCAACCCTTTTTTATTCGATCAAAAAGGATGTGTAGAAGCTTATGTATTTGATCGTGATAGTGGAAAAAAAAGTGACACCTCTTCTATCTATTTTGATATATGTAAGACGAAATGGAAAATGTTGGAACCAATTCAATCAGCTAAATCTAATTTAATGTTCGATGGAAATCAACAAACTAGATTTATTCGTAAGGTGAATAAATTCCCATATAAAATGACCTTCGATTTAGGTGAGCAATGTGCAATTAAAGGTTTCCGATATTTGCCAGATCAGTCTAGAAGAGCTAAGGGAATCATTTTTGATTATTCATTTGATATATCTAAAGATGGAGAGTCATGGAAGAGAGTTTTGCATGGAGAGTTTTCAAATATAAAAAATAGCCCCATTTGGCAAACTAAAATATTTAAAGAACAAACTGCTAGGTATGTTCGGCTTGTAGCAGAAAGCAATGTGGCTGAAGATACTTTTGTTGGAGTTTCTGAATTTGATATTATAACTAAATAAACACACAAAATGAGAATTTTAACTAAACTAATGATTTCAGCTGTTGGTACTAGCGCGTTAGTATTTAATGCAGGTAACACAATGGCAAAAAAGAAACAAACAAAAGACCCAAATATTATCTTTATTCTAGCTGACGACCTTGGGTATGGCGATGTAAGTTGTTTAAACTCGAAGTCAAAGATCCAAACCCCTAATATAGATAAGCTTGCTAAAAGAGGTGTTACTTTTACTGATGCACATTCGAGTTCATCTGTATGTACACCTTCAAGGTATAGTGTTCTTACTGGTCGGTACGCGTGGAAAACTAGACTAAAAAGAGGTGTGTTAAATGGTTGCGATAAGTCACTGATGAAGAAGAATCGTATGACAGTGGCAGCATTATTAAAGAAAAAAGGCTACCAAACTGCATGTATAGGGAAATGGCATTTAGGAATGGACTTTGCCACTACTGATGGAAAAAAGATAAATGCTAAGAATATAACAAACATAGATTATACTAAGGAGATAAAAAATGGACCTAATATGTTTGGATTTGATTATTACTATGGTATTTCTGGATCAATGGATATGGCTCCATACCTTATTGTAGAGAATAGTCGTTTTTTAGAGAAGCCAGATACTATCTATCGTAAAAGATGTGCTTATGGACGTCCTGGTCCAGCAATAAAAGGGAGAGGTCCAGAATGGTTTCTTCCAACGTTTACAGATAAAGTTGTTTCACAAATACAATCGTATCAAGACAGTTCGAAGCCATTCTTTATTTACTTTCCACTAAATGCCCCTCATACGCCTGTAGCTCCAGGGAAAAAGTATAAGGGTAAAAGTCGTATTGGTGATTATGGTGACTTCGTAATGGAAGTAGATGATGTAATAGGAAGAGTCGTTCGCACTTTAAAAGAGCAAGGAATTTTAGATAATACATTAATCATTTTGACTAGTGATAATGGTCCTGAAACAATCTGTTATAGACGCTATCTTGATACAAATCATAATAGTTCAGGATACCTTAAAGGTGTAAAACGAGACTTGTGGGAAGGTGGTCATCGTGTTCCATTTTTTGCACAATGGCCTCATAAGATTAAAGAAGGAATAAAAACAGATCAAACTATTTGTTTGGCAGACTTCTTTGAAACAGCTGCTGAAATTGTGGATGTGAAACATGACAAATCTCAAGGTGAAGATAGTTATTCATTCTTACCTCTATTACAAGGAAAGAATAAAGAAGTTCGCCCGTACACAATTCACCACAGTGCAAGAGGAGACTTTGCAATTCGTAAAGGTCCATGGGTTTTTATTGAAAAAGGAAATGGCAACTCGAATAATACAAAAAATAGAGGAGCGATGGACTATTACAAAAAATTAGGCTATTCGATTGATCGTCTAGGTGGTTATCTGTATAACTTGGATAAAGATAGAAGAGAATTTAATGATGTTTCAGAGTCTAATGATAAGATCGTTAATGAACTAAATGAGTTACTACAAAACGCAAAGAAAGGATATGAAGCAAAATAATTATACCATTAGTATTATTCTTTTATTCATTTCACTGGTGTCTTATGCTCAGCCGAATAAATTATCTGACCCAGAGTTGAATAGCCGAGTGGAGTCATTATTAAGTAAAATGACATTACAAGAAAAGGTATCTATGTGTCATGCTAACGGGAAATTTACGGTAAATGGAATAGATCGATTAGGTATTAGAGAAATGTGGCTTAGTGACGGACCTCATGGAGTACGAGAGCAAATAAATTTTCATAACTGGAAACCTGCTGGTTGGACAAATGACTTCTCTACTTATCTTCCTCCATTAACGACTTTGGCGGCTACATTTAATCCTAAAATGGCTGACTTGCATGGTCGGGTCTTAGGACTCGAAGCTAGAGATCGAGGAAAAGACATCATTTTAGGCCCAGGGGTAAATATATTACGTAACCCTACATGTGGTCGTAACTTTGAATATATGGGAGAGGATCCACTTCTAGCTTCGAGTATTGTTGTGCCAGAGGTGATTGCAATACAAAAATGTGGAACAGCAGCTTGTGTTAAACATTTTGCATTGAATTCACAAGAATTGAATAGGCATGGAGTAAATGCAATTCCTAATGAAAGAACATTAAGAGAGATTTATTTGCCTGCATTTAAAGCCGCTGTAAATGAAGGTGAAGTGTACTCTATAATGGGAGCTTATAATGAATTCAGGGGAACAAATTGTTGTCAAAGTAAGCATCTTGTCAAAGAGATACTTAAAGAGGAATGGGGTTTTCGTGGAGTGTTAATGACTGACTGGAATTGTGATATTAATACAAAATCGGCAGCTGTAAATGGATTGGATTTAGAAATGGGGACAAATGTGAAGAGCTATGACGATTATTTTCTTGCAACCCCGTTCCTAAACAAAGTAAAATCTGGCGAAATTGATGAAGAAGTTCTTAATGATAAGGTTCGTAGAATATTAAGATTACAACTTGCAATTGGAATGATGGACTCAATAAGGGTCCAAGGAGTTAGAAATACTCCTTTACATCAGGAAATTGCACAACGAATTACAGAAGAGGCAGTTGTACTTTTGAAAAATAAGGATGTGCTTCCATGGCCTAGTGATGTAAAAAGTATTCTTGTTTTAGGGCCAAATGCAAATCGTCTACATGGGCATAGTGGTGGTAGCTCTAAAGTTAAATCAAAGTATGAGATTTCACCTTTAGAAGGATTAAAACGTTATTGTGGTAATGATATTGAGGTAAAGTATGTAAACACAGCTTCATCATCAGGTAATCATACTATTTGGGATGAGTATGTTGTTTCTGAAAATACAGCTGCTGGAGTGCCTGCATGGAGATTTAGTTTTTATAATTCATTAAAAAAAAGAGCATTAGCTAATGTGTGGGTAGGTACACCTAATTTTCAGTTTTCCGATTTAAATAAAATGGGTAGAACAATAATGATATCGAAAGAGATTGATTATTGTAGCTTAAAAGGATCAGTGAAGTCTCCTGTGACTGCAACTTTTCCTCTTATGGTAAAATCATCTGGCCATATAAAAGTCAAGATCAATAATAAAGAAGTTTATAATGGTGTGTCATCAAAGGAATATTTGCCTATACCATATGATTTTATAGAGGGTGATATATATGATGTTGAAATTCAAACAAATGAAATAAAAGAATTAAAGGTTGGATGGGATCTACCTAAAGAGGTGGATAATGTAGACTATCTTTCTTTAGCAACGAAATATGATGCTGTAATCTATTTTGGTGGACTTTCACATGGTTTAGATAGAGAAGGTGAAGATCGTCCTAATATGACATTACCAAATGGTCAAGATCAAATAATACAAAAGCTATTAAGTGTCAATCCTAATACAGTGGTATTTATGATCGGGGGATCTCCTGTTGAAATGCCATGGGTAAAACAGGCAAATGCCATTGTGTGGGGATGGTACGGAGGAATGCATGCTGGTGATGCTTATGCACGTATTCTATTTGGAGAAGTTAATCCTAGTGGAAGATTACCTTTTACAATTGCAAAAAAACTAGTTGACTACCCAGGTGTCGTGATGAATGATTATGATCCGATGTCTTGTGAGTATAAAGAGGGAATAAATGTTGGTTATAGATGGTTTTTGGATAGAAAAGACTCAGTAAATTTCTGGTTTGGTCAAGGTGAAAGCTATACAAGCTTTGAATACGATCATTTTAGGGTGAACCAAAAAGAAGATGATAATATAGAATGTGAGTTCAAGGTATCTAATACTGGACGTATAGATGGTGCAACAGTTCCTCAAATCTATGTTCGAGATGTGAAAAGTAGTGTTGTGAGACCAATCCGAGAATTAAAGGGATTTAAGAAGGTATATCTCAATGCTGGAGAAGCTAAATGCGTTCGACTTATCATTCCCAAAAAAGATTTGAGATTTTGGAATGAGGACATTAATGAATGGCAGTTTGAGAAAGGAAAGTATGAGTTCCAATTGGCAGAGAATGTGAATACGGTTGTCATAAAACGAACTATTAAGTTATGATTAGATTATTTAAAAAGATAGGATTATCAGTATTATTGCTTTCTTCTTATATGTCGCAGGCCAAGAAAAATACATCTGACTATAATATTCTTTGGTTAAGCTGTGAAGACATCGGCCCTGTTTTAGGTTGCTATGGAAACAATGTGGTTCAGACACCTAATATTGACCAGGTTGCTAGAGAAGGAGTCGTTTATGATCATGCGTATGCAACAGTAGGGGTGTGCGCTCCATCTAGGTCTTCAATCATTACAGGAATGTATCCTGTAAATATCGGAACTCATAATATGAGAACAGGGAAACATTTTACCTATTCCGAGAGTGTTACATTAGAGACAATTCAAAATATTTACGACCAAAGAGGACATAATGTTCCACAATATTCAGTTGTTGTTCCTCCATTTGTGAAATGCTTCTCTGAATATATGAGAAAAGCTGGTTATTACTGTACGAACAATAGTAAATGTGACTATCAATTTGCTTGTCCTATAACAGCATGGGATGAATGTAGTCGGAAAGCTTCATATGAAAACCGACCTTTAGGACAAAAATTCTTTGCTGTATATAATCATGGCGTAACTCATGAATCACAAATATGGAAGCGTGATAAATTACCTCTTACTGTTGATCCTGATAATGTTATCGTTCCTGATTATTATAAGGACACTCCTTTGGTTAGACGCGCAATTTCGAGAAAATACTCTAATATTGAAGCTTTTGATAAGCAAGTTGGAGAGTGGATTGATAAATTGAAAAAGCAAAATCTGTTAGATAAAACAATTATTGTTATATGGAGTGACCATGGAGGGAATTTGTTAAGACAAAAAAGAGCCGCAACTAATTCTGGACTGCGAGTGCCTCTAATTATACGTTATCCTGATAAACAATCGGCAGGAACACGTGTAAGTGACTTAGTATCATTAATGGACCTCGGGCCTACTATGATGTCACTTGGTGGGATAAAACCACCAGCGTATATGCATGGTAAGGCTTTTGCAGGAAAGTATAAAGAATCGAAGACACATAGATATATTTATGGATCTGCAGATAGAATGGATGCAGTATATGATCAAGTGAGAAGTGTTATAGATGGTCGATATGTCTATATAAGAAATTATTATCCCGAGAAACCATATATGTCTCGTTTAGAGTATCGAGAACAGATCCCAATGACACCAGAATTGTTTCAGTTAAGCATGGAAGGTAAGTTAGATGGGACAAAGAATTATATTTTCTCAGCAACAAAACCATTAGAAGAATTATATGACTTGCATTCCGATCCTG
It encodes:
- a CDS encoding sulfatase, coding for MDKKSLLFISSVLLGSFFTVNAKKKERKPNILFIMSDDHTSQAIGIYGGRLASLNPTPNIDRIGEEGIVFENAFCTNSICSPSRASIMTGQYSQTNGVLDLVGRLSPENQYLPQEMKRNGYQTAIVGKWHLRDKPEAFDYYNVFHGQGRYFDPVLYEKGSDEKVSKRDCGLIWMRVDSLPGHKYYGHSSDIVTDLSLDWLENKRDKSRPFILMHHFKAPHDLFEFNPKYKDYLAEKFIPEPASMYYDSNHGSIATKGEVGKLLDTIGSSVGKRNIIRNMGMHMEIDSTLSDQEYKHQAYQEYLKRYLRCVKGVDDNVKRLLDYLEVNDLLDNTIIIYTGDQGFNLGEHDYIDKRWMYEESMRMPFLVRYPKIITPNTRTDAIINNTDFAPTIIDIAGGEIPEEMQGHSFKEILESGKEPQNWQQETYYRYWMHMAHNHGNPAHLGIRTKRYKLILFYGKDYTVRGGMNPNKYQLMTRLQTPVAWELYDLQEDPMEMNNCYDDPKYQEVVVQLKDRLRNKRKELNEEDAKYPELERIIENNWN
- a CDS encoding alpha-L-fucosidase, which produces MQKIITVLSIYIVLLFAISCKSVSPPRPLMPIPTDEQLKWHESERNAFIHFGLNTFNDMEWGYGDTPSTTFNPIKLDAEQWAKTIKAAGLKGVVLTCKHHDGFCLWPSRYTEYSVKNSPWRNGNGDLVKEVSDACKKYGLTFGVYLSPWDRNSSEYGTPEYIEYFRRQLTELLTNYGEISEVWFDGANGGTGWYGGANEKRSVDRRTYYDWPTTIRDVIRKNQPHALVFSDAGPDIRWCGNEKGIAGTTNWSMITAKDYYPGCAKQKDLNRGEEDGSDWVPAEINTSVRPGWFYHKSEDHKVKGLTQLIDYYYESVGRNGTGLLNFPVNRNGLIDPIDSINVVKWQQHLDQDFANNLIKDAKVTSSNIRGGASRYDVTHVIDDNKDSYWATDDSVIKSHIEICFREEISFNRFLVQEYIALGQRVKSFKLEYEKNGKWIPIANETTIGYKRILRFKTVRATKVRFSITDSRACPTISNIALYKAPKILVEPMISRNKLGEVKVEAFDLEIDVLYSIDGSTFKKYTNPFLFDQKGCVEAYVFDRDSGKKSDTSSIYFDICKTKWKMLEPIQSAKSNLMFDGNQQTRFIRKVNKFPYKMTFDLGEQCAIKGFRYLPDQSRRAKGIIFDYSFDISKDGESWKRVLHGEFSNIKNSPIWQTKIFKEQTARYVRLVAESNVAEDTFVGVSEFDIITK
- a CDS encoding arylsulfatase; this encodes MRILTKLMISAVGTSALVFNAGNTMAKKKQTKDPNIIFILADDLGYGDVSCLNSKSKIQTPNIDKLAKRGVTFTDAHSSSSVCTPSRYSVLTGRYAWKTRLKRGVLNGCDKSLMKKNRMTVAALLKKKGYQTACIGKWHLGMDFATTDGKKINAKNITNIDYTKEIKNGPNMFGFDYYYGISGSMDMAPYLIVENSRFLEKPDTIYRKRCAYGRPGPAIKGRGPEWFLPTFTDKVVSQIQSYQDSSKPFFIYFPLNAPHTPVAPGKKYKGKSRIGDYGDFVMEVDDVIGRVVRTLKEQGILDNTLIILTSDNGPETICYRRYLDTNHNSSGYLKGVKRDLWEGGHRVPFFAQWPHKIKEGIKTDQTICLADFFETAAEIVDVKHDKSQGEDSYSFLPLLQGKNKEVRPYTIHHSARGDFAIRKGPWVFIEKGNGNSNNTKNRGAMDYYKKLGYSIDRLGGYLYNLDKDRREFNDVSESNDKIVNELNELLQNAKKGYEAK
- a CDS encoding glycoside hydrolase family 3 C-terminal domain-containing protein, translating into MKQNNYTISIILLFISLVSYAQPNKLSDPELNSRVESLLSKMTLQEKVSMCHANGKFTVNGIDRLGIREMWLSDGPHGVREQINFHNWKPAGWTNDFSTYLPPLTTLAATFNPKMADLHGRVLGLEARDRGKDIILGPGVNILRNPTCGRNFEYMGEDPLLASSIVVPEVIAIQKCGTAACVKHFALNSQELNRHGVNAIPNERTLREIYLPAFKAAVNEGEVYSIMGAYNEFRGTNCCQSKHLVKEILKEEWGFRGVLMTDWNCDINTKSAAVNGLDLEMGTNVKSYDDYFLATPFLNKVKSGEIDEEVLNDKVRRILRLQLAIGMMDSIRVQGVRNTPLHQEIAQRITEEAVVLLKNKDVLPWPSDVKSILVLGPNANRLHGHSGGSSKVKSKYEISPLEGLKRYCGNDIEVKYVNTASSSGNHTIWDEYVVSENTAAGVPAWRFSFYNSLKKRALANVWVGTPNFQFSDLNKMGRTIMISKEIDYCSLKGSVKSPVTATFPLMVKSSGHIKVKINNKEVYNGVSSKEYLPIPYDFIEGDIYDVEIQTNEIKELKVGWDLPKEVDNVDYLSLATKYDAVIYFGGLSHGLDREGEDRPNMTLPNGQDQIIQKLLSVNPNTVVFMIGGSPVEMPWVKQANAIVWGWYGGMHAGDAYARILFGEVNPSGRLPFTIAKKLVDYPGVVMNDYDPMSCEYKEGINVGYRWFLDRKDSVNFWFGQGESYTSFEYDHFRVNQKEDDNIECEFKVSNTGRIDGATVPQIYVRDVKSSVVRPIRELKGFKKVYLNAGEAKCVRLIIPKKDLRFWNEDINEWQFEKGKYEFQLAENVNTVVIKRTIKL
- a CDS encoding sulfatase — its product is MIRLFKKIGLSVLLLSSYMSQAKKNTSDYNILWLSCEDIGPVLGCYGNNVVQTPNIDQVAREGVVYDHAYATVGVCAPSRSSIITGMYPVNIGTHNMRTGKHFTYSESVTLETIQNIYDQRGHNVPQYSVVVPPFVKCFSEYMRKAGYYCTNNSKCDYQFACPITAWDECSRKASYENRPLGQKFFAVYNHGVTHESQIWKRDKLPLTVDPDNVIVPDYYKDTPLVRRAISRKYSNIEAFDKQVGEWIDKLKKQNLLDKTIIVIWSDHGGNLLRQKRAATNSGLRVPLIIRYPDKQSAGTRVSDLVSLMDLGPTMMSLGGIKPPAYMHGKAFAGKYKESKTHRYIYGSADRMDAVYDQVRSVIDGRYVYIRNYYPEKPYMSRLEYREQIPMTPELFQLSMEGKLDGTKNYIFSATKPLEELYDLHSDPDEVKNLAGKTGYFDKLQELRTALGEWQLRVSDKGFIAEQDLIRMMWPNMIQPETSNVIFKLNKKKLSMDCKTNGASIAYQLGDQIGGQHWTLYDKPLTLKKGQEVIAKAIRIGYKPSKTTEFDYE